The proteins below come from a single Cricetulus griseus strain 17A/GY chromosome 6, alternate assembly CriGri-PICRH-1.0, whole genome shotgun sequence genomic window:
- the Tfap2c gene encoding transcription factor AP-2 gamma has translation MLWKITDNVKYEEDCEDRHDASSNGNPRIPHLSSAGQHLYSPAPPLSHTGVAEYQPPPYFPPPYQPLAYSQSTDPYSHLGEAYAATINPLHQPAPTGSQQQAWPGRQSQEGASLAPHHGRPAGLLPHISGLEGGAVSARREAYRRSDLLLPHAHALEAAGLAENLGLHDMAHPIEEVQNVDDPHLLLHDQTVIRKGPISMTKNTLGLPCQKDMVGSVMNPSEVFCSVPGRLSLLSSTSKYKVTVAEVQRRLSPPECLNASLLGGVLRRAKSKNGGRSLREKLDKIGLNLPAGRRKAAHVTLLTSLVEGEAVHLARDFAYVCEAEFPSKAVADYLTRPHLGGRNEMATRKNMLLAAQQVCKEFTDLLHQDRTPNGNNRPAPVLETNIQNCLSHFSLITHGFGSQAICAAVSAVQNYIKEALITIDKSYMNPGDQSPADSNKTMEKMEKHRK, from the exons ATGTTGTGGAAAATAACAGATAATGTCAAGTATGAAGAGGATTGTGAG GATCGCCACGACGCGAGCAGCAATGGGAACCCGCGCATCCCCCACCTCTCCTCGGCCGGACAACACCTCTACAGCCCCGCGCCACCTCTCTCGCACACCGGGGTCGCGGAGTACCAGCCGCCCCCCTACTTCCCGCCGCCCTACCAGCCTCTGGCATACTCTCAATCCACCGACCCCTACTCGCATCTGGGAGAGGCTTACGCTGCAACCATCAACCCCCTGCACCAGCCTGCGCCCACAGGCAGCCAGCAGCAGGCTTGGCCGGGTCGACAGAGCCAGGAGGGCGCTAGCCTGGCCCCGCACCACGGCCGTCCTGCTGGCCTGCTACCCCACATTTCAGGGCTAGAAGGGGGCGCGGTGAGTGCCAGGCGGGAAGCCTACCGCCGATCGGACCTGCTGCTGCCTCATGCGCACGCCCTGGAAGCCGCCGGCCTGGCAGAGAACTTGGGGCTGCATGACATGGCCCACCCCATTGAGGAGGTGCAG aatGTGGACGATCCGCACCTGCTTCTGCACGATCAGACTGTGATTCGCAAAG GACCCATTTCAATGACCAAGAACACTTTGGGCCTCCCCTGCCAGAAGGACATGGTGGGATCCGTCATGAACCCCAGTGAGGTCTTCTGCTCTGTTCCTGGAAGACTGTCCCTGCTCAGCTCCACATCTAAATACAAAGTGACAGTGGCTGAGGTACAGAGGCGACTGTCACCACCCGAATGCCTAAATGCCTCGCTCCTGGGAGGTGTGCTCAGAAG AGCAAAATCCAAAAACGGAGGCCGGTCCTTGCGGGAGAAGCTGGACAAGATTGGGTTGAACCTTCCGGCCGGGAGGCGGAAAGCTGCCCACGTCACCCTGCTCACGTCTCTCGTGGAAG GCGAGGCCGTCCACCTGGCACGGGACTTTGCCTATGTGTGTGAGGCTGAGTTTCCCAGTAAAGCAGTGGCTGACTATTTAACCAGACCGCATCTTGGGGGACGAAATGAGATGGCCACGAGGAAGAACATGCTGCTGGCAGCACA GCAAGTGTGCAAAGAATTCACAGACCTTCTCCATCAAGACCGAACACCCAACGGGAACAACAGGCCCGCTCCAGTCTTGGAGACGAACATACAGAACTGTCTGTCTCATTTCAGCCTGATAACTCATGGCTTTGGCAGCCAGGCCATCTGTGCAGCTGTATCTGCGGTGCAGAATTATATCAAGGAGGCTTTGATAACCATTGACAAGTCCTATATGAACCCAGGAGACCAGAGTCCTGCTGATTCCAACAAGACCATGGAGAAGATGGAAAAGCACCGGAAATAA